The following is a genomic window from Leucoraja erinacea ecotype New England unplaced genomic scaffold, Leri_hhj_1 Leri_1061S, whole genome shotgun sequence.
aagtGTAATCTGTCCAGACCAGTGTGTGAAGGGACATGTCCTCATACTGCAGTCTAGGTAATCATCTCTTTGTTGATCCACATCAGACTGCGGGTCTCGTTGGGTTTACACTCATAGTCGATGCTGCCAAAGCTGTTCCCCCACTGGCAGTGGTCCCGCTTGTGATAGTTGTAGAACTTCACCTGCCAAACCGTCTCAAAGGTGCCAATGTCCATGaactggagagagggaaggagagagagtgggggagagagagagtggagggaggggaggggtaggggaagtggagggggagagggagggatgggggtggggtggggggaagcgaagggacagagggagagagataggagggaaggagggggagagggagagacagggagagatggagggggcagagggatggggatggagagggaggagggggagagagaggcattAGAGAGTTAGGAACAGAGGGAATGGGGGCATTATAGAGGAGGTGAGgaacagagagaggagagggggaggagaggaaagacggagaggggggaggatgaggggggggagggaggagagggagaggggagtgagagcgAGAGCaaaaaggtgagggggaggggaggagtggagagggaggtgggagagggagagagagagaggggaggaaggttagagggggagggggagggggaaagaggtgagggggaagaaggagagggagagggagggggaagggagcagagagagagtgtagaggggggagggagggagggtgggggaggggagggggagagagtctaGAGGGGGGAggttagaggggagggggggggggagaagagaaaagaAAGATTCAGTAAAACTGGGTTCACTATAATGTTACATTTCAAAGCCAAATCAAAAGCCCAAACGCAAAGGATTAAATGTTACCAGAATGAGAGTGGAATTATGTTAATGACAATGTTCCTGAATGTATTAATACCAGTTTGCCAGTTGAATCATTCATGTTTACTTAGAATAAGATGAAATGCACTCttctgaagaatggcctcgacctgaagtatcacctatccatgttctccacagatgctgcctgacccgctgagttactccagcactctgtgaaacgtcacctatccatgttctccacagatgctgcctgacccactcagttatggtgcagcagcatctatggagctaaggaaataggcaacgtttcgggccgaaatccttctggaaataggcaacatttcgggccgaaacccgtatgggtttcggcccgaaacgttgcctatttccttagctccatagatgctgcctgcccctctgagttactccagcactctgtgaaacgtcacctatccatgttctccacagatgctgcctgacccgctgagttactccagcactctgtgaaacgtcacctatccatgttctccacagatgctgcctgacccgctgagttactccagcactctgtgaaacgtcacctatccatgttctccacagatgctgcctgacccgctgagttactccagcactctgtgaaacgtcacctatccatgttctccacagatgctgcctgaccccgctgagttactccagcactctgtgaaaacttcacctttccatgttctctccagagatgtagccaagatcacattgaatggcggtgctggctcgaagggccgaatggcctactcgtgcacctattgtctattgtctattgagaagggcaaaggttaaaggagatgctCGGGGCAAGTTTTCGACGCGGGGAGGGGAacagctgccagggatggtgctggagggagatacaatagtgacatttaaggggcatttggaaagacacatgaatatgcagggaatggagggatatggatcacgtgcaggcagaggagatgagtttaacggcttcatgttcagcatggacattgtgggctgaagggcctgttcctgtgctgtacatgtcCTGTATTCTGTGTTCTAACATGGAAGGTGATCATACGTTGAAGTCCTTATTCTATTGCCCTCTGGATTAAGATGGAAATTATGCTTACACAattacagtttacagtttagtttattgtcacgtgtaacgaggtacagtgaaaagcttttgttgcgtgctaaccagtcagtggaaagacaacacatgattacaatcgatccatttacagtgcacagatacatgataagggaataacatttagtgcaaggtaaagccagcaaagtccgatcaaggatagtccgagggtcaccaatgaggtagatagtagttcaggaccgctctctggttgtggtaggacggttcagttgcctgataacagctgggaagaaactgtccctgaatctggaggtgtgcgttttcacacttctgtacctcctgcccgatgggagaggggagaagagggagtgaccggggtgagactggtccttgatgatgctgctggccttgccgaggcagcgtgaggtgtagatggagtgaatggaagggaggtgtgatggtctgggctgcggccACAATTCGCTGAAATTTTCCTGTATTTCAACAGTTTATCCGTGTCTATCTATCTCCATCAAAGAGTATATAAATTGTCTAGAGTATAATTAGTGAATGTTATACCTAGCCTGCAAACATGGTCAATGAAGTTAGCTCGACAGGCCCCTGGGCTTGCCCGACTACTTAATCAGATGTTGGCTGGCTTGCAGCTTCTAGCTAATGTGATATTGTCAACCTTGATACAGACATCTATCACCATCAGGCCCGAAGCTTTCAACCATGGCCCCGTGTCAGAAGATATTTTGGCGAAAACAGGTGGAAGTCTCAGATTTCCGCTTCTCTTCCCGACATCACAGTTGGAAGGTCACTGGAATTTTCATCTTATTCTGAATTCACCCACAATCTCCTCCCCATCTCATTATATGCAGTGAAACAAAACAACAACAGCTGCTGCTGAAAAGAATCAATAAGGGATGAGCCCTTCATCAAACAAGCCaaatagcccctgtcccacttaggccattttttcggcgactacaggtgactaggctgccaccacatgttcgcggggtgacgcctgtacggtcgtgagtcgtctcctcaagtcgcctaaagagtcgtaacgtttatctggtcgccgctggattttgaaatgttcaaaacgtttcagcgactgtgggcttgacgtagcttgtcttctcctgacgtaggcactgttgtaggttgtcgccaggtgacgttgtttGTTGCCAGGTgccgactttggtgaattccatcggCGACCGGTAGCCGGCGACAGGtagcggcgactgaattgtcttcagttgttaaCAATGATAGATAgagcagaaggtagacaaaaatgctggggaaactcagtgggtgaggcagcatctatggagcgaaggaataggtgacgttttgggtcgagacatgtcttcagatggatgtggaggtggaggggggcgggaaaaaaagaggaagaggcggagacagtgggctgtgggagagctgggaaggagaggggaaggagggagaaagcaaggactacctgaaattagagaagtcaatgttcataccgctggggtgtaaactacccaagcgaaatatgaggtgctgctcctccaatttcgcAAATTGttgtctgtgtgggaaggaactgcagatgctggtttacactgaagatagacacaaaatgctggagtaactcagtgggacaggcagcatctttggagagaaggaatgtgtctaaaggcaaaaggcctttgataaggtgccgcacgtcAGGCTGCTAGGGAAGACAAGAGCCCAATGTATAAAAggacagatactagcatggatggcaggttggctgccagtgactagtggagttccgcaggggtcggtgttggggccgctactcttcacgttgtatattaatgatttggacgaggggattgaaggctttgtggccaagtttacagatgatgctaaaataggtggaggggcaggcagtgtatgGGAAGcacggactctgcagaaggacttggacaggttaggggagtgggcagagaagtggcagattcaGTGTAGCAatgtgtggagtcgtgcattttggtaattggaataaaggcgtagactatgttctaaatggagagagaatccagaaatcagaggtacaaagggacttgggaatgatggtgcaggattcccaaaatgttaatccaCAAGTGGAATCGGTAGTAAGGGAATCaagttcaatgctagcatttatatcaagaggactggaatacagggATGTAACACTGAGGCTCTAtagggcactggtcaggccgcatttggaatattatgagcaaatttaggccccatatctgaggaaggatgtgccggctctggagagggtccaggggaggtttacaagaatgaacccaggaatgagtgggttaacg
Proteins encoded in this region:
- the LOC129715225 gene encoding CB1 cannabinoid receptor-interacting protein 1-like, whose amino-acid sequence is SMLVGTVPVSLEETSRDPQTVNYTGFYDTEGVVHTKSGERQPLQVHIQFMDIGTFETVWQVKFYNYHKRDHCQWGNSFGSIDYECKPNETRSLMWINKEMIT